The Enterobacter huaxiensis sequence CAGCTTCCTTTCGCCAGCGCGCAGAAGTGAATCCAGCCGGTCGATATCGTCTTCAGTGTGCCGCTCGATAACGATAGGGTGCAGCCCCAGCGCGGCGTACAGCGCGTTATGCTGTCGGGCAAGCTCCAGCACCCGGGTAAAATTTGCCGCTTCCGTTGACGGGACGATAATCGCCTGCACGCCTGCATCTGCGGCACGGGCGATGCTCGGCCCTTCGTCACCGGTAAACGGTGGAAAATCAAAATGGCAGTGGGTGTCGACAAAACGGTACGTCACGCCAGATCCTCGTTATCTAAGAGTGCGTCGTTGGCCTGCGGAACATCCACCAGCGGCACGGTCAGCGGATCGTTCGCCACAACTGCAGGCGGGGTAATGATGCGCTTGTGCCGGTGAAGCGGCGGCTGTTCCGCCAGCATTTTGCCCACCGTTGCCAGGAAGTAGCGTCCGCACAGCCGCCCCGTTTTGTAATCCATGCGCAGCGCCGGTATGCGGCTGCCCAGCGCCATGCTCACCAGCGGCTTAGGCGGGTAAATTTCGAAAATACGCAGCTTGCCCGGCGGCTTTTCAATAAAACGCTGCATCTCACCGTAGGTCGATTCATGCAGTTTGGCGATATTCACCAGCGGCTGCAGGCTGCTGTCGCCCAGCCACCGCTCCATGCGCTTAAACCACTGCGGGGTGTAGTACGTCTGCGACGGCACGGTGCGGATCACCACGATGGTTTTCGCCCCGCGTCGCGCAGCTTCCTGTACCGGAACGGCGTCGCTGATACCGCCGTCCAGATAGCTGATGCCGTCCAGCAGTGCGCCGGTGCGGTAAAAACCCGGTATAGCGCTGGAGGCGCGGATAATGTCCAGCCAGTTCTCTTTCTGCGGGGAAAAATAGCCCGGCGTGTAGTCATCTCCCCTGCTGGCGCACATCCAGAACTCTTTTCCGTTATCGAACAAACGAGCCGCAGTGTCCATCGCCAGCGGCATCTGGCTGGCAGTTGACTCCAGCAGCCAGTCGAGATCGATCAGGTTTCCACCGCGCACAAAACGCATCGGGTTGAAAAATTCCTTCGACGTGGTGTAGCGCATAATAACTTTGCGGGCATAGCCCGGCTGGTTACAGACGTAGGCGGATAGGTTTTGCGCTCCGGCAGAGGTGCCAAAGAAGAGGTTAAAAGGGTTAAACTGCGCGCGCATAAATTCATCCAGCACGCCGGCCGTGAATATGCCGCGCTGTCCGCCACCTTCACATACCAGTGCAAGCTGGCCTGCACGAAACGGCTTTAACGCCAGCGGCGCAATATTGCCGAGCGTAACGGGAATTCGCTGACCCACCTCTGCATTCCTGTTTTCATTATTGTGTTCTGACACAGTAACGCACTCCCGGCCTGAGACTCAAACACGAAAAAGCCAGTCGCAAGGACTGGCTTTGTTTTGTTGACGGTCTATTGCGTTTTGCTACGGACGGCGTCGGCCCGTAAACAGGCTGACCAGGAACAGGATAATACCAACCACGAAGACAATTTTAGCTGCCCAGGCCGCAGTACCTGCCAGTCCACCAAAGCCCAATGCGGCGGCAATTAACGCGATAACCAGAAATATAATGCCCCAACGAAACATAAGCCTCTCCTTTACCATAGTTAATGTCGGCCGCTAAACGTGAGCGCTCAGGCT is a genomic window containing:
- a CDS encoding DUF1328 domain-containing protein; protein product: MFRWGIIFLVIALIAAALGFGGLAGTAAWAAKIVFVVGIILFLVSLFTGRRRP
- a CDS encoding patatin-like phospholipase family protein, yielding MGQRIPVTLGNIAPLALKPFRAGQLALVCEGGGQRGIFTAGVLDEFMRAQFNPFNLFFGTSAGAQNLSAYVCNQPGYARKVIMRYTTSKEFFNPMRFVRGGNLIDLDWLLESTASQMPLAMDTAARLFDNGKEFWMCASRGDDYTPGYFSPQKENWLDIIRASSAIPGFYRTGALLDGISYLDGGISDAVPVQEAARRGAKTIVVIRTVPSQTYYTPQWFKRMERWLGDSSLQPLVNIAKLHESTYGEMQRFIEKPPGKLRIFEIYPPKPLVSMALGSRIPALRMDYKTGRLCGRYFLATVGKMLAEQPPLHRHKRIITPPAVVANDPLTVPLVDVPQANDALLDNEDLA